A stretch of the Ensifer sp. PDNC004 genome encodes the following:
- a CDS encoding 5-formyltetrahydrofolate cyclo-ligase encodes MSPKDLKAALRNERLALRDAMPAEIRIEASLTMADHAGDVIALDPGHIVSGFWPIRSEVDIRPLMARLKSRGARLCLPVIMDKQTIVFRELLDGVDIIATGFGTTGPGPDAPVLDPDIMLVPLSAFDATGHRIGYGAGYYDRAIDRLRNKGHLPKLIGIAFDCQEVATVPAEPHDVALDAVLTESGFRHF; translated from the coding sequence GCTGGCATTGCGCGATGCGATGCCCGCGGAGATACGGATCGAGGCGAGCCTGACCATGGCCGACCATGCGGGCGACGTCATTGCGCTCGATCCCGGGCACATCGTTTCCGGCTTCTGGCCGATCCGCTCCGAGGTCGATATCCGGCCGCTGATGGCGCGGCTGAAAAGCCGCGGGGCCCGGCTCTGCCTGCCCGTGATCATGGACAAGCAGACGATCGTCTTTCGCGAGCTGCTCGATGGCGTCGACATCATCGCCACCGGCTTCGGCACGACCGGGCCTGGCCCGGATGCGCCGGTGCTCGACCCGGATATCATGCTCGTGCCGCTTTCGGCCTTCGACGCGACCGGTCACCGGATCGGCTACGGCGCCGGCTACTATGACCGGGCGATCGACCGGCTGCGCAACAAGGGGCACCTGCCGAAGCTGATCGGCATTGCCTTCGACTGCCAGGAAGTCGCCACCGTGCCGGCCGAACCGCATGATGTGGCGCTGGATGCCGTGCTCACCGAGAGCGGGTTCCGGCATTTCTAA